From Acinetobacter sp. ASP199, the proteins below share one genomic window:
- the glnA gene encoding type I glutamate--ammonia ligase: protein MANKVLQLIQESGAKWVDFRFTDTKGKEQHVTYPADTIDEDTFEDGKMFDGSSISGWKGIEASDMILRPDAETGFIDPFFAEPTVVVTCDVIEPSTGQGYDRDPRSIARRAEEYLKSTGIGDTAFFGPEPEFFVFDEVKWEIDMSGARHTLIAEEAAWSTNKDYESGNSGHRPRVKGGYFPVPPVDSSHDMRADMCAKIEDIMGPGRVEVHHHEVASCQLEIGVSFNTMVRKADEVQQFKYAVWNVAHQYAKTATFMPKPMVGDNGSGMHVHMSISKDGKNLFAGDEYAGLSEMALYFIGGIIKHARSLNALTNPSTNSYKRLVPHFEAPIMLAYSARNRSASIRIPYVSSPKGKRIEARFPDPMMNPYLGFAALLMAGLDGIQNKIHPGEAADKNLYDLPPEEEAKIPTVAHSLDMALEALQADHDYLLKGGVFTKEMLDAYIELKTEEVRRLNTTTHPVEFDMYYSL from the coding sequence ATGGCGAACAAGGTCCTTCAACTCATCCAAGAAAGTGGCGCAAAATGGGTAGACTTCCGTTTTACAGACACTAAAGGTAAAGAGCAACACGTGACTTACCCAGCAGACACTATTGATGAAGATACATTTGAAGACGGTAAAATGTTCGACGGTTCTTCAATCTCTGGCTGGAAAGGCATTGAAGCTTCTGACATGATTTTACGTCCAGACGCTGAAACTGGTTTTATCGACCCGTTCTTCGCTGAACCTACAGTTGTTGTAACTTGTGACGTGATTGAACCTTCAACTGGTCAAGGTTACGACCGTGACCCACGTTCGATTGCTCGCCGTGCTGAAGAATACCTGAAATCTACAGGTATTGGTGATACAGCATTCTTCGGTCCAGAACCAGAATTCTTCGTATTTGACGAAGTAAAATGGGAAATCGACATGTCTGGCGCGCGCCACACGTTGATCGCTGAAGAAGCTGCTTGGTCTACAAACAAAGACTACGAATCTGGTAACTCAGGTCACCGTCCACGTGTGAAAGGTGGTTACTTCCCAGTACCGCCAGTTGATTCTTCACATGACATGCGTGCAGATATGTGTGCAAAAATTGAAGACATCATGGGCCCAGGTCGTGTAGAAGTACATCACCACGAAGTTGCATCTTGCCAATTAGAAATTGGTGTGAGCTTCAACACGATGGTTCGTAAAGCGGACGAAGTACAACAGTTCAAATATGCTGTTTGGAATGTCGCGCACCAATATGCAAAAACTGCAACGTTTATGCCTAAACCAATGGTTGGGGATAACGGTTCTGGTATGCACGTTCACATGTCGATCTCTAAAGATGGCAAGAACCTGTTTGCTGGTGATGAATACGCAGGTCTTTCAGAAATGGCGTTGTACTTCATCGGTGGTATCATCAAACATGCTCGTTCATTGAATGCGTTGACTAACCCTTCTACAAACTCGTACAAGCGTTTAGTTCCACACTTCGAAGCGCCGATCATGCTTGCTTACTCAGCACGTAACCGTTCTGCATCTATCCGTATTCCATACGTATCTAGCCCGAAAGGCAAACGTATCGAAGCTCGTTTCCCAGATCCAATGATGAACCCGTACTTAGGTTTCGCTGCATTGTTGATGGCTGGTCTTGACGGTATCCAGAACAAGATCCACCCAGGTGAAGCTGCTGACAAAAACTTGTACGATCTTCCACCGGAAGAAGAAGCTAAAATCCCAACAGTGGCACACAGCCTTGATATGGCGCTTGAAGCACTTCAAGCGGATCATGATTACCTTCTTAAAGGTGGTGTGTTCACTAAAGAAATGCTTGATGCCTACATCGAGCTTAAAACTGAAGAAGTTCGTCGTCTGAACACGACTACTCACCCAGTTGAATTCGACATGTACTACAGCCTGTAA
- a CDS encoding chorismate lyase: MPAVLREWLYASGSLTQQLTDLANGQFRVQPLKEHFQRLSFENASWMKMPHQHTSWVRESYLYGCDEQPWVKAKSIFPILSLQKRARIFQHIGSKPIGWLLFQRTNPHCERRVIHLKDGWTRQSCYTWHGCKFIVQETFLPAFQQYIENQQA; the protein is encoded by the coding sequence ATGCCAGCAGTACTTCGGGAATGGCTATATGCATCAGGATCACTGACCCAGCAATTAACTGATTTGGCAAATGGGCAATTTCGGGTACAACCGTTAAAAGAACATTTTCAGCGTTTAAGCTTTGAAAATGCCAGCTGGATGAAAATGCCGCATCAGCATACTTCCTGGGTACGGGAAAGCTATCTATATGGTTGTGATGAACAGCCTTGGGTAAAGGCTAAAAGTATTTTCCCGATTTTAAGTCTGCAAAAACGGGCACGAATTTTTCAGCATATTGGATCGAAGCCGATTGGCTGGCTGTTATTTCAGCGTACCAATCCGCATTGTGAGCGTCGTGTGATTCATCTTAAAGATGGGTGGACCCGCCAGAGCTGTTATACTTGGCACGGCTGTAAATTTATCGTACAAGAAACATTTTTACCGGCTTTTCAGCAATATATAGAAAATCAACAGGCTTAA
- the ubiA gene encoding 4-hydroxybenzoate octaprenyltransferase → MATAQAISWRERLSAYYYLCRFDKPIGTELVFWPTMWALWVAAKGIPDLSILMLMILGVIFMRAAGCAINDFADRKVDAHVERTKTRPLATGIISGKEAVMVFLVLVAASACLLFYLPIETFYWSFGALFLAFIYPFMKRYTHLPQVFLGAAFSWSIPMAYTAVGQTPDLTCWLLYFGNLAWTVAYDTQYAITDREYDLKIGVKSTAILFGQHDIQIISALQVISLVLIGTALWIEDLLIPFGLIGLLAVAIDFVYQWLKTRDKDPQRCFWAFRHNRWVGLVIFLGIFAALL, encoded by the coding sequence ATGGCAACTGCACAAGCAATTAGCTGGCGTGAACGTCTGAGCGCCTATTATTATCTTTGTCGTTTTGATAAGCCCATTGGCACAGAACTGGTTTTTTGGCCCACTATGTGGGCACTTTGGGTGGCTGCGAAGGGAATACCTGATCTGAGTATTCTGATGCTGATGATTCTTGGTGTCATCTTTATGCGTGCAGCAGGCTGTGCCATTAATGACTTTGCTGACCGTAAGGTGGATGCACATGTAGAGCGCACTAAAACCCGTCCATTAGCAACTGGCATTATCAGTGGTAAAGAAGCAGTCATGGTATTTCTGGTGCTGGTGGCTGCTAGTGCCTGCCTGTTATTTTACCTGCCAATTGAAACATTCTACTGGTCATTTGGGGCTTTATTTCTCGCTTTCATTTATCCTTTTATGAAGCGTTATACCCATTTGCCGCAAGTATTTTTGGGGGCAGCTTTCTCATGGTCCATTCCTATGGCTTATACGGCAGTAGGTCAGACGCCTGATTTAACCTGTTGGCTTTTATATTTTGGTAATCTGGCTTGGACCGTGGCTTATGATACGCAATATGCGATTACCGATCGTGAATATGATTTAAAAATTGGGGTGAAATCGACAGCCATATTATTTGGTCAACACGATATTCAGATCATCAGTGCATTGCAGGTCATTAGTCTTGTTCTGATTGGCACAGCCTTATGGATTGAAGACTTACTTATTCCATTTGGCTTGATTGGTCTGCTCGCAGTCGCAATAGATTTTGTTTACCAATGGTTAAAAACGCGAGATAAAGATCCGCAGCGCTGTTTCTGGGCTTTTCGGCATAACCGTTGGGTTGGACTGGTGATTTTCCTGGGAATCTTTGCTGCACTTCTGTAA
- a CDS encoding alpha/beta fold hydrolase, with protein sequence MNSTMKNGFKKTCVAVVCSMTLLITACNDDDDDDFIGFNPVQTYAVDDEVKALVDRHDIFSYSMQSVRNKNIRATTLVFTPKGTPPAGGWPIVVWAHGTTGAADKCAPSRLPLTGEEKDLVMELVERGYAVIAPDYEGLGNNNEPHPYLHLESAANSILSAISEAKKYYGNVLADEWSIVGWSQGGHAALAAAEFSGALNNFDYKGAVAIAPASYLAETLNYGLGVAATVSAPGTPEAVQAAKQIAGTLYGYAAIVSSGIKAEKPAFQYSQAFLETKVPLAQIAEVECSPQVAEGFRTDIQSYIDNGGTYGTYQALQPNFILDDDVSTYLEENLPAQNPIPKPVYVFQGELDTTVPAHITATLLFPKLLEVAEEIDEDDLFLDPDANHQTIMTQNISAIVDKVEEFMNQ encoded by the coding sequence ATGAACAGTACAATGAAAAATGGCTTCAAAAAAACTTGCGTGGCAGTCGTATGTTCAATGACACTGTTAATAACAGCATGTAATGACGATGATGATGACGACTTTATAGGATTTAATCCAGTACAAACCTATGCAGTTGATGATGAAGTGAAGGCGTTGGTCGACCGTCATGATATTTTTAGCTATAGCATGCAGAGTGTACGAAATAAAAATATTCGTGCTACAACTTTGGTCTTTACGCCTAAAGGTACACCACCTGCAGGTGGTTGGCCAATTGTAGTTTGGGCGCATGGCACGACCGGAGCAGCAGATAAATGTGCTCCTTCACGTCTTCCATTAACTGGAGAGGAAAAAGATCTGGTTATGGAGTTGGTAGAGCGTGGTTATGCAGTCATTGCACCAGACTATGAAGGTCTGGGTAATAATAATGAACCACATCCTTACTTACATCTTGAAAGTGCAGCCAATTCTATTCTCTCTGCTATTAGTGAGGCTAAAAAATATTATGGCAATGTTCTAGCTGATGAGTGGAGTATAGTAGGGTGGTCGCAAGGTGGGCATGCAGCGCTTGCTGCTGCAGAGTTTAGTGGTGCGCTAAACAATTTTGATTATAAAGGTGCAGTGGCGATTGCTCCGGCATCTTATCTAGCAGAAACTTTAAATTATGGATTGGGTGTTGCTGCCACTGTTTCAGCTCCTGGTACGCCGGAAGCTGTCCAGGCAGCAAAACAGATTGCTGGAACCTTATATGGTTATGCGGCAATTGTAAGCTCAGGAATTAAGGCAGAAAAACCAGCTTTCCAATATAGCCAGGCTTTCCTGGAAACTAAAGTTCCTCTTGCACAAATTGCGGAAGTTGAATGTTCACCACAAGTTGCTGAAGGATTTAGAACTGATATTCAGTCCTATATTGATAATGGTGGAACGTACGGTACTTATCAGGCTTTGCAACCTAACTTTATCCTGGATGATGATGTGAGTACCTATTTAGAGGAGAACTTGCCGGCACAAAATCCAATTCCTAAACCTGTATATGTATTCCAGGGTGAACTAGATACGACCGTGCCAGCTCATATAACTGCAACATTATTGTTTCCAAAACTTTTAGAAGTTGCAGAAGAAATAGATGAGGATGATTTATTTCTTGATCCAGATGCTAATCATCAAACGATAATGACACAGAATATTTCTGCTATTGTGGACAAAGTAGAGGAGTTTATGAATCAATAA
- a CDS encoding DUF2726 domain-containing protein — protein sequence MFHLSQIIFFVIGCLASFALFCLLFPHLFTRQQKFYPKRVITAFESRMFTRLKDAFPHHHILAQVAFSALITHDQMNMRSKFNRKVTDFVVMDREYNVIAIVELDDPSHIGKEKEDAERDAMLIAAGYTVVRYTEIPSIRQLQRDLR from the coding sequence GTGTTTCATTTGAGTCAGATTATTTTTTTTGTGATTGGCTGTCTGGCAAGTTTTGCCTTATTTTGCCTGCTCTTCCCGCACCTGTTTACCCGTCAGCAAAAATTCTATCCCAAGCGTGTCATTACTGCCTTTGAAAGTAGGATGTTCACTCGCCTGAAAGATGCCTTTCCCCATCATCATATTTTGGCACAGGTTGCTTTTAGTGCCTTGATTACTCATGACCAGATGAATATGCGGAGCAAGTTCAATCGCAAGGTGACTGACTTTGTGGTGATGGACCGGGAATATAATGTCATTGCTATTGTAGAGCTCGATGATCCGAGTCATATTGGCAAAGAAAAGGAAGATGCAGAACGCGATGCCATGCTGATTGCAGCAGGCTATACCGTTGTCCGATACACGGAAATACCAAGCATCAGACAACTGCAAAGGGATTTAAGATAA
- a CDS encoding superoxide dismutase — MTTITLPALPYGYEDLAPHISKETLEFHHDKHHNTYVVNLNNLIKGTDLEGKTLEEIIKATAGDASKAGIFNNAAQVWNHTFYWNCMAKNGGGAATGALAAKIDEAFGSYEKFAEEFATAAATQFGSGWAWLVADEVNGNLSILKTSNADTPMAHGKIAVLTIDVWEHAYYIDFRNARPKYISTFLESLVNWDYANAKYAGQAAGVEK, encoded by the coding sequence ATGACAACCATTACTTTACCGGCTCTACCATACGGTTACGAAGATCTTGCTCCACACATCAGCAAAGAAACTTTAGAATTCCACCACGACAAACACCACAATACTTACGTGGTTAACTTAAACAACTTAATCAAAGGTACTGACCTTGAAGGTAAAACTTTAGAAGAAATCATTAAAGCAACTGCTGGTGATGCTTCTAAAGCAGGTATCTTCAACAATGCTGCACAAGTTTGGAACCACACGTTCTACTGGAACTGTATGGCTAAAAATGGTGGTGGTGCTGCGACTGGTGCTTTAGCTGCGAAAATTGATGAAGCTTTCGGTTCTTACGAAAAATTCGCTGAAGAATTTGCAACTGCTGCTGCAACTCAATTCGGTTCAGGTTGGGCTTGGTTAGTTGCTGATGAAGTAAACGGCAACCTTTCAATCCTTAAAACGTCTAATGCTGACACGCCTATGGCACACGGTAAAATTGCTGTGTTGACAATTGACGTTTGGGAACACGCTTACTACATCGACTTCCGCAATGCTCGTCCTAAATACATCTCTACTTTCTTAGAAAGCCTGGTGAACTGGGACTACGCAAACGCGAAATATGCAGGTCAAGCTGCTGGTGTTGAGAAATAA
- a CDS encoding Nif3-like dinuclear metal center hexameric protein, with the protein MATLQDIIQWCDQTLIAHEFKDYAPNGLQIEGKSEVNKILCAVTASQGAIEAAITQGADLLLVHHGYFWKGEPYPITGMRGKRIKTLIQHDISLVGYHLPLDSHPTLGNNAAIADLLELENLEQLDPNERRPIGNIGYLKQAMTPEQFKAYVSEKLGFDAIHLPADKTEIRKVGFCTGGAQDYIQKAAAHNCDAYISGEVSERTFYEAQELDVHYYACGHHATEKYGVQRLAKAISQQFNIEYSYFELNNPI; encoded by the coding sequence ATGGCGACCTTACAGGACATTATTCAATGGTGCGATCAAACACTGATTGCACATGAATTCAAAGACTATGCCCCAAATGGCTTACAGATTGAAGGAAAATCTGAGGTCAATAAAATTCTGTGTGCTGTGACTGCTTCTCAAGGAGCCATTGAAGCTGCAATTACTCAGGGCGCGGATCTTCTACTGGTACATCATGGCTATTTCTGGAAAGGTGAACCCTACCCGATTACTGGTATGCGCGGTAAACGGATTAAGACGCTAATTCAACATGATATCTCACTGGTTGGCTATCACCTGCCTTTAGACAGTCATCCTACTTTGGGAAATAATGCTGCAATTGCCGACCTGCTGGAACTGGAAAATCTGGAACAGCTTGATCCGAATGAACGTCGTCCTATCGGCAATATTGGCTATTTAAAACAGGCCATGACACCAGAGCAGTTTAAAGCTTATGTTTCAGAAAAGTTAGGCTTTGATGCGATTCACCTGCCTGCAGACAAAACTGAAATACGTAAAGTCGGTTTCTGTACTGGCGGTGCACAGGATTATATTCAAAAAGCTGCTGCACATAACTGTGATGCCTATATTTCCGGTGAAGTCTCGGAACGCACCTTCTATGAAGCTCAGGAACTGGATGTGCATTATTATGCCTGCGGTCACCATGCGACCGAGAAATATGGTGTTCAACGCCTTGCGAAAGCTATTTCCCAGCAGTTCAATATTGAGTATAGTTATTTCGAATTAAACAATCCGATTTAA